One genomic region from Methanobacterium sp. encodes:
- a CDS encoding TrkH family potassium uptake protein, which translates to MQRIHRLSRRELKTIMHHSGNVLMLLGAAMLVPLIVAIIYNEPRYFVPFLVSATLSAAIGFSLVKLFKVEMKMTLKSAMVFSTIIWLIACALGALPYFISGELSYLDAYFEAMSGFTTTGFSMYANLDAVSYTIHFWRGFTQWIGGLGIIFLLLAVLRSTGVDVMRLYLAEGREEKLMPSIKHSTRIIVYIYLFFTAIAISLFLLSGMPVFDSIFHAFTALSTGGFGMHNTSLLFYNSVWIEIAAMIVMMIGATNFALHYTLLKGKWKEYFKDIETKVAYTLIILSTILVTFVLYNNQVYGNDLLLNFRYAFFQMVSAITTTGLQTAFYPNLLAKWIGLGTFLLTIIMIIGAGSLSTGGGIKWLRFGMLIKGMLWQVKSFILPGSAVMPKKIHHVTELPVGDDVLRITGAFVFTYFVVYITSVVIVLIYYNDISRVIFEVASALSNVGLSSGIMTPNSPVLVKLVFIVDFWMGRLEIWPVLLLTVITINNIIRK; encoded by the coding sequence ATGCAACGAATTCATAGGTTGAGTAGAAGAGAATTAAAGACCATTATGCATCACTCCGGGAATGTACTTATGCTTCTTGGAGCAGCGATGTTAGTTCCACTTATTGTTGCAATTATATATAATGAACCGCGTTATTTTGTTCCATTTTTAGTTTCAGCCACTTTAAGCGCTGCAATTGGTTTTTCCCTTGTTAAATTATTCAAAGTTGAAATGAAGATGACGCTTAAAAGCGCGATGGTTTTTTCAACCATTATATGGCTCATTGCATGTGCTCTTGGTGCTTTGCCATATTTCATTTCTGGAGAATTATCTTATCTTGATGCTTATTTTGAAGCCATGTCTGGATTTACAACAACTGGATTCAGCATGTATGCCAATTTAGATGCTGTTTCTTATACAATACACTTCTGGAGAGGTTTCACACAGTGGATTGGAGGTTTAGGGATTATATTCCTTCTGCTCGCCGTTTTAAGGTCTACAGGTGTTGATGTAATGCGTCTTTACCTTGCCGAAGGCAGAGAAGAAAAATTAATGCCCAGTATAAAACATTCCACAAGAATTATTGTTTATATATACCTGTTCTTTACTGCAATAGCAATATCTCTCTTTTTACTATCAGGTATGCCTGTTTTTGATTCTATATTCCATGCATTCACTGCTCTATCTACAGGAGGGTTTGGAATGCACAATACAAGCCTACTATTCTATAACAGCGTCTGGATAGAAATAGCAGCCATGATTGTAATGATGATCGGTGCTACGAACTTTGCATTGCACTATACACTCCTTAAAGGAAAATGGAAAGAGTATTTCAAAGATATAGAAACAAAAGTGGCTTATACTCTAATTATTCTTTCTACAATCCTGGTAACATTTGTACTTTACAACAATCAAGTATATGGAAATGATTTACTTCTTAACTTTAGATATGCTTTTTTCCAGATGGTTTCTGCTATCACTACTACAGGTCTTCAAACAGCATTTTATCCTAATTTACTGGCTAAATGGATTGGTCTTGGTACTTTTCTCCTTACAATAATTATGATAATCGGTGCTGGTTCGCTTTCTACTGGTGGGGGTATTAAATGGCTCAGATTTGGAATGCTCATAAAAGGAATGTTATGGCAGGTTAAATCATTCATATTACCTGGTAGTGCCGTAATGCCCAAAAAAATCCATCACGTGACAGAATTACCGGTTGGAGATGATGTTTTAAGGATAACCGGTGCTTTCGTATTCACTTATTTCGTAGTATACATCACAAGCGTAGTTATAGTTTTAATATATTACAATGACATATCTCGAGTCATATTTGAAGTGGCATCAGCTTTAAGCAATGTAGGGCTTTCAAGTGGAATTATGACTCCCAATTCTCCCGTATTAGTAAAACTTGTTTTTATCGTGGATTTCTGGATGGGTAGACTCGAAATATGGCCAGTATTACTTCTTACAGTAATTACAATTAACAACATTATTAGAAAATAA
- a CDS encoding purine/pyrimidine permease: MQLKYKLNDRPGKTEMLLFGLQWLAVTIPSLIIIGDILGVFENGGIPYLQKIFLLVGFLLLVQVLWGHRLPLVMGPAAVLLIGVLTSSDRGIGAVNSSILIGGLILTLLAIGDYIKYLERLFTSRVIMVVLLLIAFTLTPTIINLIISTGNVPANYNFIFVIVFILTIFTTHALTKGILRSLVPLIALFMGSLAYSVIFNISNIHNLNAALLAFPSDFIGHLAVPDIGIIIAFLISFLALAINDISSMESVGFMLNVDKLQERVKKGIAITGAGNFLAGLLGIIGPVNYSLSPGIIMATQNASRFTLIPAAVGLLILAFSPIALNVLAGIPSPVIGVIFLYLMVAQIGAAMLLAVENKTLKTIDDGIIVGLPVLLGIVIAFMPQSVTAQLPLVIKPIVANGFVMGALAVLLFEHILYPRNSA; encoded by the coding sequence ATGCAACTTAAATATAAATTAAATGATAGACCAGGGAAGACTGAAATGCTTCTTTTTGGTTTACAGTGGCTTGCAGTGACCATTCCTTCCCTAATAATCATTGGAGATATACTGGGAGTATTTGAGAACGGCGGAATTCCATATTTACAGAAGATTTTTTTACTGGTAGGATTTTTACTTCTCGTACAGGTTCTTTGGGGCCATAGACTTCCCCTGGTTATGGGACCTGCCGCAGTACTCTTAATCGGTGTTTTAACAAGTTCAGATCGGGGCATTGGAGCAGTTAACTCATCAATATTAATAGGAGGGTTAATATTAACTCTTTTGGCCATAGGTGACTATATTAAATATTTGGAAAGACTTTTTACATCCAGAGTAATCATGGTTGTTCTTCTTTTAATCGCTTTCACCCTGACACCCACCATAATCAATCTTATAATCTCAACAGGCAATGTACCGGCGAACTACAACTTTATATTTGTTATTGTATTCATTTTAACTATTTTCACCACTCATGCATTAACTAAAGGCATTTTAAGATCATTAGTTCCTTTAATAGCTCTCTTCATGGGCAGTCTTGCTTATTCAGTGATATTTAACATTTCAAACATCCATAATCTAAATGCAGCGCTTTTAGCATTTCCTTCTGATTTTATAGGACATCTAGCGGTTCCGGACATTGGTATCATTATAGCATTCCTTATTAGCTTCCTGGCTCTTGCAATAAACGATATCAGCTCAATGGAATCTGTCGGGTTCATGCTTAATGTGGATAAATTACAGGAGAGAGTTAAAAAAGGTATTGCAATTACGGGAGCTGGGAATTTCCTTGCAGGACTTTTGGGGATTATAGGGCCTGTAAACTACTCTTTAAGCCCCGGTATAATTATGGCCACCCAGAATGCTTCAAGATTTACGCTTATTCCTGCAGCTGTGGGTCTTTTGATTCTTGCCTTTTCACCCATAGCCCTAAATGTTCTGGCAGGGATTCCCTCACCGGTGATTGGTGTTATTTTCCTATATTTAATGGTTGCCCAAATTGGGGCTGCAATGCTTCTTGCTGTAGAAAATAAGACCCTTAAAACCATTGACGATGGTATTATTGTTGGATTACCTGTTCTTTTAGGCATAGTAATCGCTTTTATGCCTCAATCTGTAACAGCCCAATTACCGCTGGTTATCAAGCCGATTGTTGCTAATGGTTTTGTAATGGGGGCCTTAGCCGTTCTTTTATTTGAACACATTCTTTATCCTCGAAATTCGGCCTGA
- a CDS encoding HAD family hydrolase, with the protein MDRLVLFDIDRTLIGRSQCHHDAFSYAFKKVYNVDVDIRIINYGGMTDPAIAIEVLKKIGLNERFILPKLDECMDVIVDYFIRNVKRDKIPILPGVNDLLELLMNNGTLMGLVTGNLEPIAWGKLKSINIDHYFKLGGFGSDNINRTELVKTAIKKAADNFNFKGTTFVIGDTPRDIKAGFEANAKTIGVATGTYSVKELKDYGADFVFKNLEDKKEILDVLMK; encoded by the coding sequence ATGGATAGATTAGTCTTATTTGACATAGATAGAACATTAATTGGTAGATCCCAGTGTCACCATGATGCATTTTCATATGCATTTAAAAAGGTCTACAATGTCGATGTGGATATTAGAATCATTAATTATGGTGGAATGACAGATCCAGCAATAGCAATCGAAGTTTTAAAGAAAATAGGGCTAAATGAAAGATTTATACTACCGAAGCTGGATGAATGTATGGATGTAATTGTTGATTACTTCATAAGGAATGTAAAAAGAGATAAAATCCCTATTTTACCGGGTGTCAATGATTTATTGGAATTGCTGATGAACAATGGAACTCTTATGGGTCTGGTTACAGGGAATTTAGAGCCCATAGCATGGGGAAAATTAAAATCAATAAATATAGATCATTATTTTAAATTAGGCGGATTCGGAAGCGATAATATAAACAGAACAGAATTAGTGAAAACAGCAATAAAAAAAGCAGCAGATAACTTTAATTTTAAAGGAACTACTTTTGTAATTGGAGATACACCCAGGGATATAAAAGCCGGATTTGAAGCAAATGCTAAAACAATCGGAGTTGCTACAGGGACCTATTCAGTCAAAGAACTTAAAGATTACGGGGCTGATTTTGTTTTTAAAAATTTGGAGGATAAAAAAGAAATACTGGATGTATTAATGAAATAA
- a CDS encoding DUF3795 domain-containing protein: MFNNYPKFIEVLHEMKKLECTAVCTEGGCKENCKIRECVKEKQYECCGECDDSKDCELLDHLKGIHPIEHNLKMIRKYGVNHWADKRKTHYNWI; this comes from the coding sequence ATATTCAATAACTATCCTAAATTTATAGAAGTCCTTCATGAAATGAAAAAATTAGAATGCACCGCAGTATGTACAGAAGGCGGCTGTAAAGAGAATTGCAAAATAAGAGAATGTGTAAAAGAAAAGCAATATGAATGCTGCGGGGAATGTGATGACTCTAAGGATTGTGAATTACTTGATCATCTCAAGGGAATCCACCCAATAGAACATAATTTAAAGATGATAAGGAAGTATGGAGTAAATCATTGGGCAGATAAAAGAAAAACGCATTATAATTGGATTTAA